One Frankia alni ACN14a DNA window includes the following coding sequences:
- a CDS encoding Hsp70 family protein: MRYGLGVDLGTTFTAVAVGHPVSAGLGRWGHTEMVSLGSRSVATPAVVHAGPDGRLLTGEAAVRRAALAPAHAALGYKRRLGDPTPLMLGEAPFSPAALLAASLGDTVRAVTDLQGAPPETIVLSRPAVWGPYRMKQFDEVARLAGVGDVRMVTEPVAAATHYTAVRPLPPGAIIAVYDLGGGTFDTAVLRFRAGGTEILGLPEGVEWLGGLDFDEAVVHHVDRELGGAVSDIDPQDHAGAVALARLRQECVLAKEALSFDEETVIPVFLPTARAEVRLTRARFEDMVRPAIHSTVDALHRTLSSAGVEPADLSAVLLAGGSSRIPAVARTVESALGRPTVVNAHPKHLVALGAARIAAQLLEPATPHRAAAGTLPRPTASRRPATTPPPPPPPSPHPPPPAPLPPPPAPPPPAPPPASYLPVVVGRPTPGSAARGFAGSAPAGPLRRPATDPAASSPDHHRRPAVIAALVVTVLLLAALVAVLRGQTG; this comes from the coding sequence GTGAGGTACGGACTCGGAGTCGATCTCGGGACCACCTTCACCGCGGTGGCCGTCGGTCATCCCGTCTCCGCGGGTCTCGGCCGCTGGGGCCACACCGAGATGGTGAGCCTGGGCAGCCGCAGCGTCGCCACCCCCGCCGTGGTCCACGCCGGCCCGGACGGCCGCCTGCTGACCGGCGAGGCGGCCGTGCGCCGGGCGGCGCTGGCGCCCGCCCACGCGGCCCTGGGGTACAAGCGCCGGCTCGGCGATCCCACTCCCCTGATGCTGGGCGAGGCCCCGTTCTCCCCGGCGGCGCTGCTGGCCGCCTCGCTCGGCGACACCGTGCGCGCGGTCACCGACCTGCAGGGGGCGCCGCCGGAGACCATCGTCCTGAGCCGGCCGGCCGTGTGGGGCCCCTACCGGATGAAGCAGTTCGACGAGGTGGCGCGGCTGGCGGGGGTCGGCGACGTGAGGATGGTGACCGAGCCGGTGGCCGCCGCCACCCACTACACCGCCGTCCGCCCGCTCCCACCGGGAGCGATCATCGCCGTCTACGACCTGGGCGGGGGCACGTTCGACACGGCCGTCCTGCGGTTCCGCGCGGGCGGAACGGAGATCCTGGGCCTGCCCGAGGGCGTGGAGTGGCTCGGCGGCCTCGACTTCGACGAGGCCGTCGTGCATCACGTCGACCGGGAGCTGGGCGGGGCCGTCAGCGACATCGATCCGCAGGACCACGCCGGTGCCGTCGCGCTGGCCCGGCTGCGGCAGGAGTGCGTGCTCGCCAAGGAGGCGCTTTCCTTCGACGAGGAGACCGTGATCCCGGTGTTCCTGCCGACCGCCCGCGCCGAGGTGCGGCTCACCCGCGCGCGGTTCGAGGACATGGTCCGCCCGGCGATCCACTCCACCGTGGACGCGCTGCACCGCACCCTGAGCTCCGCCGGGGTCGAGCCGGCGGACCTGTCGGCGGTCCTGCTGGCCGGCGGTTCCTCCCGCATCCCCGCGGTGGCCCGCACGGTCGAGTCGGCCCTGGGACGCCCGACCGTCGTCAACGCGCACCCCAAGCACCTGGTGGCGCTCGGCGCGGCCCGGATCGCCGCCCAGCTCCTCGAACCGGCCACCCCCCACCGCGCCGCCGCCGGCACGCTCCCGCGACCGACCGCTTCCCGCCGGCCCGCCACCACGCCGCCCCCACCGCCTCCTCCTTCTCCTCATCCACCGCCACCAGCGCCGCTGCCACCACCACCAGCGCCACCGCCACCAGCGCCGCCGCCGGCGTCCTACCTCCCCGTGGTCGTCGGTCGTCCCACCCCTGGATCCGCGGCCCGCGGGTTCGCGGGCAGTGCGCCGGCCGGGCCCCTGCGCCGGCCCGCGACGGACCCCGCGGCCTCGTCCCCCGATCATCACCGACGCCCGGCGGTGATCGCGGCCCTGGTCGTCACCGTCCTGCTGCTGGCGGCACTCGTCGCCGTGCTGCGCGGTCAGACCGGATAG
- a CDS encoding winged helix-turn-helix transcriptional regulator, with the protein MLDPPQTRPSPAAPATALHPQQACPVSPVVDIVFSRWTTPILWTLHTFGRQRFVELERRIGTITPKVLTQRLRQLERDGLVVRTYHQEVPPRVEYEISELGVSLAPLFAALAGWSQANVDRVEQARRSFDAAQQDRMDHRR; encoded by the coding sequence GTGCTCGACCCGCCCCAGACCCGGCCGTCCCCGGCCGCGCCGGCGACCGCGCTGCACCCGCAGCAGGCATGCCCCGTCTCGCCGGTGGTCGACATCGTCTTCAGCCGCTGGACCACTCCCATCCTCTGGACGCTGCACACCTTCGGCCGGCAGCGGTTCGTGGAGCTGGAGCGGCGGATCGGCACCATCACGCCCAAGGTGCTCACGCAGCGGCTGCGCCAGCTCGAACGCGACGGGCTGGTGGTGCGCACCTACCACCAGGAGGTGCCCCCGCGGGTGGAGTACGAGATCAGCGAACTCGGCGTCAGCCTCGCCCCGCTGTTCGCCGCGCTTGCCGGCTGGTCGCAGGCCAACGTCGACCGGGTCGAGCAGGCCCGGCGGTCCTTCGACGCGGCGCAGCAGGACCGTATGGATCACCGTCGGTAG
- a CDS encoding MFS transporter encodes MSIPESVRGTVVRSSPPTGSGRRPGLILAFLSIAGFMTFLDVSIVNVALPTIEDKLDISATRLPYVVTTYGMVLGGFLLLCGRLADTYGRRLMLQTGLTLFALSSLLGGFAQEAVQLIVARGLQGLGAAFLATSALSLLTSSFPEGPARTRALGVWGSLSGVASVAGVTLGGLLTDGPGWRWIFFINVPIGLLGALLAPGVVNESRADRRSSSFDLAGAVTLTAGLVLLIFSLGQTVDDSDPPVGLIAAGFTVSALLLGAFLLIERRARDPLITLGILRRPSLRAANLAAVLLFGNVVTLFFFASLFMQQVLDYSPLRTGLAYVPLAVIVAVGAGIAAQLVTRVPVGLVLMIGLLLTVGGMLLLFRAPVDASYPVDLLPAFLGTGLGLGLSFVPIQVVAFTGVREHESGLAAGLINTSQEVGGAIGLAVAATYAFRDLAERTDRAHGVPALVHQARADVFHDAFLAGAFFAAAALLVTLVLLPRTRPDRTGV; translated from the coding sequence ATGTCCATTCCGGAATCCGTGCGGGGCACGGTCGTCCGCTCTTCTCCGCCGACCGGGTCCGGCCGCCGGCCCGGGCTCATCCTCGCCTTTCTCAGCATTGCCGGCTTCATGACTTTCCTCGACGTCTCCATCGTGAACGTCGCCCTGCCGACCATCGAGGACAAGCTCGACATCTCCGCGACACGTCTACCGTACGTGGTGACGACCTACGGCATGGTGCTCGGTGGATTCCTGCTGCTGTGCGGACGCCTCGCGGACACCTACGGCCGCCGCCTGATGTTGCAGACCGGGCTGACGCTGTTCGCGCTGTCCTCCCTGCTGGGTGGGTTCGCCCAGGAGGCGGTCCAGCTCATCGTCGCGCGCGGGCTGCAGGGCCTGGGTGCGGCGTTCCTCGCCACCTCGGCGCTGAGCCTGTTGACCAGCAGTTTCCCCGAGGGGCCCGCACGCACCAGGGCGCTCGGCGTGTGGGGTTCGCTCAGCGGCGTGGCGTCCGTGGCGGGCGTGACCCTCGGCGGCCTGCTGACCGACGGCCCCGGCTGGCGCTGGATCTTCTTCATCAACGTGCCGATCGGCCTGCTCGGCGCGCTGCTCGCGCCAGGCGTGGTGAACGAGAGCCGGGCCGACCGGCGAAGCTCCTCGTTCGACCTCGCCGGCGCGGTCACCCTGACCGCCGGCCTGGTCCTGCTGATCTTCTCTCTCGGGCAGACCGTCGACGACTCCGATCCGCCCGTCGGGCTCATCGCGGCGGGATTCACCGTCTCCGCGCTGCTGCTCGGGGCGTTCCTGCTGATCGAGCGACGCGCCCGCGATCCACTGATCACGCTGGGAATTCTCCGTCGGCCGTCGTTGCGCGCGGCGAACCTCGCCGCGGTGCTCCTGTTCGGCAACGTGGTGACGCTGTTCTTCTTCGCCAGCCTCTTCATGCAGCAGGTTCTCGACTATTCGCCGCTGCGGACCGGGCTGGCATACGTGCCGCTCGCGGTCATCGTGGCGGTCGGCGCGGGAATCGCCGCACAGCTCGTCACCAGGGTGCCCGTCGGACTGGTCCTCATGATCGGGCTGCTGCTCACCGTCGGGGGCATGCTGCTGCTGTTCCGAGCGCCCGTCGACGCCTCCTACCCGGTCGACCTGCTGCCCGCCTTCCTCGGTACCGGTCTGGGGCTCGGCCTGTCCTTCGTGCCGATCCAGGTCGTGGCGTTCACCGGCGTCCGCGAACACGAGTCGGGTCTCGCCGCCGGCCTGATCAACACCAGCCAGGAGGTGGGCGGCGCGATCGGCCTGGCGGTCGCCGCCACCTATGCCTTCCGTGACCTCGCCGAGCGGACGGACCGGGCGCACGGCGTGCCCGCGCTGGTGCACCAGGCGCGGGCCGACGTCTTCCACGACGCCTTCCTCGCCGGGGCGTTCTTCGCCGCCGCCGCCCTTCTCGTCACGCTGGTGCTCCTGCCCCGCACCCGCCCCGATCGAACGGGTGTTTGA
- a CDS encoding alpha-ketoglutarate-dependent dioxygenase AlkB, whose amino-acid sequence MEVAPFQASLLDAAASVEVGPLAGAVRRRVLSAGAWVDLRPRWVEGADALFERLRDGVPWRAERRSMYERVVDVPRLLAFYGGGEALPDPALAAARDALDERYAAELGERFVTAGLCLYRDGRDSVAWHGDRIGRGGRQDTMVAIVVLGCPRPLLLRPRGGGPALRFELGHGDLIVMGGSCQRTWDHAVPKSARPVGPRISVQFRPRDVR is encoded by the coding sequence GTGGAGGTCGCCCCGTTCCAGGCGTCGCTGCTCGATGCGGCGGCGTCGGTCGAGGTCGGTCCGCTCGCGGGGGCCGTGCGCCGGCGTGTGCTGTCCGCGGGCGCGTGGGTGGATCTGCGGCCGCGCTGGGTTGAGGGGGCGGATGCCCTGTTCGAGCGGCTGCGCGACGGGGTCCCCTGGCGGGCCGAGCGGCGTTCCATGTACGAGCGGGTGGTCGACGTCCCGCGGCTGCTGGCCTTCTACGGCGGCGGCGAGGCGCTGCCCGACCCGGCGCTGGCCGCGGCGCGCGACGCGCTCGACGAGCGCTATGCGGCCGAGCTGGGGGAGCGGTTCGTCACCGCGGGCCTGTGCCTGTATCGCGACGGCCGGGACAGCGTCGCCTGGCACGGCGACCGGATCGGGCGCGGTGGCCGGCAGGACACGATGGTGGCGATCGTCGTGCTGGGCTGCCCCCGGCCGCTGCTGCTGCGCCCGCGTGGCGGCGGCCCGGCGCTGCGCTTCGAACTCGGCCACGGCGACCTGATCGTCATGGGCGGAAGCTGCCAGCGCACCTGGGACCACGCGGTGCCCAAGTCGGCCCGCCCGGTGGGTCCCCGGATCAGCGTCCAGTTCCGCCCGCGCGACGTGCGCTGA
- a CDS encoding magnesium transporter CorA family protein — protein sequence MGLADTPPPHTGVGDGAHAGPAPDAGPGPDAGLDADRRSGRPGPASQAAAGGDEAAGHPRGGAARTRAFRGGVLTEENFPLSDVDRFRGQDDVVVWLDLCAPDAEQLHLVADELRLDPHAVEDALSAGERAKLDRYPTHLFLNTYAVRLDVASGELVSQEISAFIAGRTLVTVRGDDTFDLDEVLRRVHGADLAAHGVAYLVHGIIDVVVDGYFTAVQALDGALEDLEDMLFDEDVPEGTVHRRSFELRKSLVQLRREILPMREAVNSLMRRDTGLVTDGLVSAYQDVYDHVLRATEWTDSLRDMINSILDTNLTIQSNRLNLVMKKMTGWAAIIAVPTLITGFFGQNVPYPGSGESWGFSVDLFVLVLSAAILYVVFRRKGWL from the coding sequence GTGGGTCTGGCGGACACACCCCCGCCCCACACCGGCGTGGGCGATGGCGCCCACGCCGGTCCCGCCCCGGACGCCGGTCCCGGTCCCGACGCCGGCCTCGACGCGGACAGGCGATCGGGGCGGCCGGGTCCGGCGAGTCAGGCGGCGGCCGGTGGCGACGAGGCGGCGGGCCACCCCCGCGGCGGCGCGGCGCGAACCCGGGCGTTCCGCGGCGGCGTGCTGACCGAGGAGAACTTCCCCCTTTCCGACGTCGATCGCTTCCGCGGGCAGGACGACGTGGTGGTCTGGCTGGACCTGTGCGCCCCGGACGCCGAGCAGCTCCACCTCGTCGCCGACGAGCTGCGCCTGGACCCGCACGCCGTCGAGGACGCGCTGTCGGCCGGCGAGCGGGCGAAGCTGGACCGCTACCCGACCCACCTGTTCCTCAACACCTACGCCGTGCGCCTCGACGTGGCCTCCGGGGAGTTGGTCAGCCAGGAGATCTCCGCGTTCATCGCCGGGCGGACGCTGGTCACCGTGCGTGGCGACGACACGTTCGACCTCGACGAGGTGCTGCGCCGGGTGCACGGTGCCGACCTGGCCGCGCACGGCGTCGCCTACCTCGTCCACGGCATCATCGACGTCGTCGTCGACGGCTACTTCACCGCCGTGCAGGCGCTGGACGGCGCCCTGGAGGACCTCGAGGACATGCTCTTCGACGAGGACGTGCCGGAGGGGACCGTGCACCGGCGCAGCTTCGAGCTGCGCAAGAGCCTGGTCCAGCTCCGCCGGGAGATCCTGCCCATGCGTGAGGCGGTGAACAGCCTCATGCGCCGCGACACCGGGCTCGTCACCGACGGGCTGGTCTCCGCCTACCAGGACGTCTACGACCACGTGCTGCGTGCGACGGAGTGGACCGACAGCCTGCGTGACATGATCAATTCGATCCTGGACACCAACCTGACGATCCAGAGCAACCGGCTGAACCTCGTGATGAAGAAGATGACGGGCTGGGCGGCGATCATCGCCGTGCCGACCCTCATCACCGGCTTCTTCGGCCAGAACGTCCCCTACCCGGGCAGCGGCGAGAGCTGGGGATTCTCCGTCGACCTGTTCGTTCTCGTGCTGTCCGCGGCGATCCTCTACGTCGTGTTCCGCCGCAAGGGCTGGCTGTGA
- a CDS encoding HAF repeat-containing protein, with protein MENRRAFVQAGLLSALTPALPVSRIRNSFPSRLRSGAVLDGVAGRGGGPATLPAQPSARERTGPQALAATAIPDPTGVGPGQVVCGNVDGLVAGFWQRSAFEVGGFVWRAGVLRVLPQSSRPTAINESGVVVGDLVSHYTRQAFRWAHGRHQPLGYLGGTDELGGRWSQAAGVDARGRIVGTSSVAGGDRHAYLWADNVMTDLGTLGGPSSEGVAVNDHGQVCGTSATATGQNHAFVWSDGRIHDVGTLGGGWSRAVGLNARGQVAGTSETVGGGSRAFLWERGVLRDLGVLSGDQQSEAVGINDNGEILVRSIGTEINAFVWSRGRRTRITGFGLRVDPGGISARGYVCATALNTAGNDHAIRWYQGTTTDLGTLGGDYSFAAAITGAQTVVGSSAVAGAFVPQAVIWTL; from the coding sequence GTGGAAAATCGACGCGCGTTCGTACAGGCAGGCCTCCTGTCAGCTCTGACGCCCGCCCTGCCGGTCAGCCGGATCCGGAACAGCTTTCCTTCGAGGCTGCGGTCCGGCGCGGTCCTCGACGGAGTCGCCGGCCGCGGCGGCGGGCCCGCGACGCTCCCCGCGCAGCCGTCCGCACGGGAGCGGACCGGCCCACAGGCGCTGGCCGCCACAGCCATCCCCGACCCCACCGGTGTGGGACCCGGCCAGGTGGTCTGCGGGAACGTCGACGGCCTGGTGGCGGGCTTCTGGCAGCGCTCGGCGTTCGAGGTCGGCGGCTTCGTCTGGCGGGCCGGCGTGCTGCGGGTGCTGCCGCAGAGCAGCCGCCCCACCGCGATCAACGAGTCGGGCGTCGTCGTCGGCGATCTCGTCAGCCACTACACCCGGCAGGCGTTCCGCTGGGCCCACGGCCGTCACCAGCCGCTGGGCTACCTCGGCGGGACCGACGAGCTGGGCGGCCGGTGGAGCCAGGCCGCGGGCGTCGACGCCCGCGGGCGGATCGTGGGTACCTCCAGCGTCGCGGGCGGCGACCGGCACGCCTACCTCTGGGCGGACAATGTCATGACCGACCTGGGGACGCTCGGCGGGCCGTCGAGCGAGGGCGTGGCCGTCAACGACCATGGGCAGGTCTGCGGAACCAGTGCGACGGCGACCGGTCAAAACCATGCCTTCGTCTGGTCGGACGGGCGCATCCACGACGTCGGCACCCTCGGCGGAGGTTGGAGCCGGGCGGTGGGGCTGAACGCCCGCGGCCAGGTGGCGGGGACGAGTGAGACTGTCGGCGGGGGCAGTCGGGCATTTCTGTGGGAGCGCGGGGTGCTGCGTGATCTGGGCGTTCTTTCCGGCGACCAGCAGAGTGAGGCGGTCGGCATCAACGACAACGGCGAAATCCTGGTGCGCAGCATCGGAACGGAGATCAACGCGTTCGTCTGGAGCCGGGGCCGGCGCACTCGGATCACGGGTTTCGGACTGCGCGTCGATCCGGGTGGCATCAGTGCGCGGGGATATGTCTGCGCGACCGCGCTCAACACCGCCGGCAACGACCACGCCATCCGCTGGTACCAGGGAACCACCACCGATCTCGGCACGCTCGGCGGCGACTACAGTTTCGCCGCGGCGATCACCGGGGCTCAGACGGTGGTGGGAAGCTCGGCGGTCGCCGGGGCCTTCGTGCCCCAGGCCGTGATCTGGACGCTGTGA
- a CDS encoding NADPH-dependent FMN reductase, with protein sequence MPPSTPPIAPTSAAPTSAAPTATAPAPTTTSTTAPAPTDDAARPLALAVIVGSVRAGRLGPAVAGWFAGHARDRDDIHLDVLDLAAFPLPADMAAAPGSPPERLVRELGQRLAAADGFVVVTPEYNHSYPAALKTVIDTYREEWFAKPVGFVSYGGVSGGLRAVEHLRAVFAEQHAVTVRDGVSFHGPNADDFTADGPAGGAGSPAYAAATRLLDRLGWWGRALRHARATAPYAA encoded by the coding sequence ATGCCACCCTCGACGCCGCCGATCGCCCCGACGTCGGCCGCCCCGACGTCAGCCGCCCCAACAGCAACCGCCCCGGCTCCCACCACCACGTCGACCACCGCCCCGGCACCCACCGACGACGCCGCCCGGCCGCTCGCGCTCGCCGTGATCGTCGGCAGCGTGCGGGCGGGACGGCTGGGGCCGGCGGTCGCCGGCTGGTTCGCCGGCCACGCCCGTGACCGTGACGACATCCACCTCGACGTCCTCGACCTGGCCGCCTTCCCGTTGCCCGCCGACATGGCCGCCGCCCCCGGTTCGCCGCCCGAGCGGCTCGTCCGCGAGCTCGGGCAGCGCCTCGCCGCCGCGGACGGGTTCGTCGTCGTCACCCCCGAGTACAACCACAGCTACCCCGCGGCGCTGAAGACCGTCATCGACACCTACCGCGAGGAGTGGTTCGCCAAGCCGGTCGGGTTCGTCTCCTACGGCGGGGTGAGTGGCGGCCTGCGGGCCGTCGAACACCTGCGGGCCGTCTTCGCCGAGCAGCACGCCGTCACCGTCCGCGACGGCGTCAGCTTCCACGGCCCGAACGCCGACGACTTCACCGCGGACGGCCCGGCGGGCGGGGCGGGCTCGCCGGCGTACGCCGCCGCCACCCGTCTGCTCGACCGGCTCGGCTGGTGGGGCCGGGCCCTGCGCCACGCCCGCGCCACCGCCCCCTACGCCGCCTGA
- a CDS encoding TauD/TfdA dioxygenase family protein, which translates to MTSQNSSTVADLTILPLSPRFGAEVGGIDLRTDLTPERRALLRTLLFEHGVLVFRDQALDTAGHVAFAEAFGQILVFTSVVDPEPARPGVHEVHGGSVGWHFDASSLPAPPVATVLRAVRVPAEGNDTLWASGVAAYQALTPELRALATGRYVTHGRGVVRGPDDERPVVAHRLVRRHPHTGEHYLYINLPDWDSPLILGMSPDDSDALVAELRAAYLRPEHQIRLHWTPGTIVLWDNLAVLHSGTGEHDPDTRHLVRICLATLHP; encoded by the coding sequence ATGACCTCACAGAATTCGTCGACGGTCGCCGACCTCACCATCCTCCCCCTGTCACCGAGGTTCGGCGCGGAAGTCGGCGGAATCGACCTCCGAACGGATCTGACCCCGGAACGGCGCGCGCTGCTCCGTACACTTCTCTTTGAACACGGGGTGTTGGTCTTCCGGGATCAGGCGCTGGACACCGCCGGTCACGTCGCGTTCGCCGAGGCGTTCGGCCAGATCCTGGTGTTCACCAGCGTCGTCGACCCGGAGCCGGCCCGCCCCGGCGTTCACGAGGTCCACGGCGGCAGCGTCGGCTGGCACTTCGACGCCAGCAGCCTGCCCGCACCGCCGGTGGCCACGGTCCTGCGGGCCGTGCGCGTGCCGGCCGAGGGCAACGACACCCTGTGGGCCAGCGGCGTGGCCGCCTACCAGGCGCTGACCCCCGAGCTGCGCGCGCTGGCGACCGGCCGGTACGTCACCCACGGCCGCGGGGTGGTGCGCGGCCCCGACGACGAACGCCCCGTCGTCGCGCACCGGCTGGTCCGCCGGCACCCGCACACCGGCGAGCACTACCTCTACATCAACCTGCCGGACTGGGACAGCCCGCTGATCCTCGGGATGAGCCCGGACGACAGTGACGCGCTGGTGGCCGAGCTGCGCGCCGCGTACCTGCGCCCGGAACACCAGATCCGCCTGCACTGGACGCCGGGGACGATCGTGCTGTGGGACAACCTGGCCGTCCTGCACAGCGGCACCGGAGAACACGATCCCGACACCCGCCACCTCGTGCGGATCTGCCTCGCCACGCTGCACCCGTGA
- a CDS encoding SGNH/GDSL hydrolase family protein codes for MIGRGRLLLSAGAAGSGAFVGAGVGVWRLALYQGGAADGRVRPLTTPAPPVREYYGNPTHPPFTLGILGDSSAQGTGVHDYDDTLGGWLARALGDGVGDGGGRHVRVVSAARDGARAEHLAAQVARVAPAAPDLAVISIGVNDIRNRTSPAAAARHLAGAVTDLRRGGARVIVGTTPDLSVISAVRSPLREVLWLLGLLLERAQTPAVAAAGGTPVTLRTAVSRRFGADPTLFAPDGLHASARGNALIGSHLLAAYRAASTPPSRDRTRPGRVGPVHSRP; via the coding sequence ATGATCGGGCGAGGCCGGTTGCTGCTGTCGGCGGGGGCCGCGGGCAGCGGCGCGTTCGTGGGGGCGGGCGTCGGGGTGTGGCGTCTGGCGCTGTACCAGGGCGGCGCGGCCGACGGCCGGGTGCGGCCGCTGACCACCCCCGCGCCGCCGGTGCGCGAGTACTACGGCAACCCCACGCATCCGCCGTTCACCCTCGGGATCCTCGGCGACTCCAGCGCCCAGGGCACCGGCGTGCACGACTACGACGACACCCTCGGCGGCTGGCTGGCCCGCGCCCTCGGTGACGGCGTCGGTGACGGGGGCGGCCGGCACGTGCGCGTCGTCAGCGCCGCCCGCGACGGCGCCCGGGCCGAGCATCTCGCCGCCCAGGTCGCCCGGGTCGCCCCCGCGGCGCCCGACCTGGCCGTCATCTCGATCGGCGTCAACGACATCCGCAACCGGACCTCCCCGGCGGCCGCCGCCCGCCACCTCGCCGGCGCCGTCACCGACCTGCGCCGCGGCGGTGCCCGGGTGATCGTGGGCACCACGCCCGACCTGAGCGTCATCTCCGCCGTCCGCTCGCCGCTGCGCGAGGTCCTCTGGCTGTTGGGCCTGCTGCTCGAACGGGCGCAGACGCCGGCGGTCGCCGCGGCCGGCGGCACGCCGGTGACCCTGCGGACCGCCGTGTCACGGCGCTTCGGCGCGGACCCGACCCTGTTCGCCCCCGACGGCCTGCACGCCTCCGCGCGGGGCAACGCCCTCATCGGCTCCCACCTGCTCGCCGCCTACCGGGCGGCGAGCACACCGCCGTCGCGGGACCGGACGCGGCCTGGACGGGTGGGGCCTGTCCACTCGCGGCCGTAG
- a CDS encoding alpha/beta hydrolase: MRTRMWRRRILLPSMIAVSTLVGLTVGGAPARAATCPATGTSSDDGSSITCVTSPVAGDARLVDVTIHSTAMNADESVRLLLPTSYDTQPDRTWPVLYLLHGGASSSDMASDHTDWSENTDVESRTAGRNVIVAMPDGGSAGWYSDWVGDPARWETFHTVELRQLLERNYRAGSDRAIAGLSMGGFGALSYAGRHPGDFKAVAAYSGVAHPFGDPQGFQMLLAGSGKDINALWGDPTTTSGAATWQQHDPYYLVDNLASIPVYISSGDGTPGPDDDDPGLVNLETTTNTQSQAVAQHLADAYVAAHPGASGDPLLTTHFYSPGVHTWPYWSRELDASLPTLLTAIDA; this comes from the coding sequence ATGAGAACGCGGATGTGGAGACGGCGGATCCTGCTGCCCTCGATGATCGCGGTGAGCACGCTGGTCGGCCTGACGGTCGGGGGCGCCCCGGCACGGGCGGCGACGTGCCCGGCGACGGGGACCAGCAGCGACGACGGATCGTCGATCACCTGTGTCACCTCCCCCGTGGCCGGCGACGCGCGCCTGGTCGACGTCACGATCCACTCGACGGCCATGAACGCCGACGAGTCCGTGCGCCTGCTGCTGCCGACCTCCTACGACACCCAGCCCGACCGGACCTGGCCGGTGCTGTACCTGCTGCACGGCGGGGCGAGCAGCAGCGACATGGCCTCCGACCACACCGACTGGTCGGAGAACACCGACGTCGAGAGCCGGACCGCCGGCCGCAACGTGATCGTCGCCATGCCCGACGGCGGCAGCGCCGGGTGGTACAGCGACTGGGTCGGCGACCCGGCCCGCTGGGAGACCTTCCACACCGTCGAGCTGCGCCAGCTCCTCGAACGCAACTACCGGGCCGGCTCCGACCGGGCGATCGCCGGCCTGTCGATGGGCGGATTCGGCGCGCTGTCCTACGCGGGCCGCCACCCCGGCGACTTCAAGGCCGTGGCCGCCTACAGCGGCGTCGCCCACCCCTTCGGCGACCCTCAGGGCTTCCAGATGCTCCTGGCGGGATCCGGGAAGGACATCAACGCCCTGTGGGGCGACCCGACGACCACGTCCGGGGCGGCGACCTGGCAGCAGCACGACCCGTACTACCTGGTCGACAACCTGGCGTCCATCCCGGTCTACATCTCCTCCGGGGACGGCACCCCGGGCCCGGACGACGACGACCCCGGCCTGGTCAACCTGGAGACGACCACGAACACCCAGAGCCAGGCGGTCGCCCAGCACCTCGCCGACGCCTACGTCGCCGCGCACCCCGGGGCGAGCGGCGATCCGCTGCTCACGACGCACTTCTACAGCCCCGGCGTGCACACCTGGCCCTACTGGTCGCGCGAGCTCGACGCCTCCCTGCCCACCCTGCTCACCGCGATCGACGCCTAG
- a CDS encoding class F sortase codes for MIEHRRRTATAGPPSEDDTDGPAAPAAGQEPVPGGPDRPRSPGTRLARTRRRRRGRRLLVVTATVAGVVGGSGMAGWVASRPPADVGSLAAGATPAASPGAAAFASSTRTGAAAGTAAPSPFTDAQTVQQRRPTAVAAASLGISAPVTVASVNATTRALNVPVDPAILGWWAGGAAPGASSGTVVLAGHVDYNGRPGALYPLSRVETGALVEITSADGTKHDYRVVTRRHVVKTRLADTGVFRTDGPPRLALITCGGAFNTTTHSYRDNLIVLALPV; via the coding sequence ATGATCGAACATCGCCGACGAACGGCGACCGCCGGTCCGCCGTCCGAGGACGACACGGACGGACCGGCCGCGCCGGCCGCGGGCCAGGAGCCGGTGCCGGGCGGGCCGGATCGGCCCAGGTCGCCGGGCACCCGGCTGGCGCGGACCCGTCGACGTCGCCGTGGCCGCCGCCTGCTGGTGGTCACGGCGACGGTCGCCGGCGTCGTCGGCGGCAGTGGCATGGCCGGATGGGTGGCGTCGAGACCCCCCGCCGACGTCGGTTCGCTCGCCGCGGGTGCGACGCCGGCCGCCTCCCCGGGGGCGGCGGCGTTCGCGAGTTCCACCCGAACGGGCGCCGCGGCGGGGACCGCGGCGCCGTCGCCGTTCACCGATGCCCAGACGGTCCAACAACGCCGGCCGACGGCCGTCGCCGCGGCGAGCCTGGGCATCTCGGCGCCGGTGACGGTGGCCTCCGTCAACGCGACCACGCGCGCGCTCAACGTGCCGGTCGACCCGGCGATACTGGGATGGTGGGCGGGAGGCGCGGCCCCGGGCGCGTCCTCGGGGACGGTCGTGCTCGCCGGGCACGTGGACTACAACGGCCGCCCCGGCGCCCTCTACCCGCTCAGCCGGGTCGAGACAGGGGCCCTGGTCGAGATCACCAGCGCCGACGGCACGAAGCACGACTACCGGGTGGTGACCCGCCGGCACGTCGTGAAGACCAGGTTGGCGGACACGGGTGTCTTCCGGACGGACGGCCCGCCCCGCCTGGCCCTCATCACCTGCGGCGGCGCGTTCAACACGACCACACACAGCTACCGCGACAACCTGATCGTCCTGGCACTTCCCGTCTGA